The genomic segment GTGGCCGACTTGAAAACCGCCGACGTGGGGAGCCTCGAAGCGAGGATGGCTAAAGAGTTCGGCGCAGACTGGGGCACCGTCCTCGGCGCCACTAACATAGAAACTATAGAGGAGTTTGTGAAAGAGGGCAGAGCCATCGGCCTTAAGACAGCTGTAGATCTAATCGGCGTCGGCGACCCGCTGAGCCGGGCGCGGGAGATCTTGCAGAAGGCGCGCCCCGACCTATTTGTGGCGCACCTCGGTATAGACGTGCAGAGGAGGACCGGGCTCAGATTTGAAAACCTCCTCGAAGTGGCGTGGAGGCTGAGAGATGAAGGCGTCGGCGTCGCTATCGCCGGCGGCATCACCGAGCGGGAGGTGGAGCTCGTAGCTAGAAGCGGAAAGGTAATTGACATTATAATAGTGGGGAGGGCTATTGTGAGCGACACATCTCCCAAGGCGAAATTTATAATGATTAATAAAATTTTAAAACACACCAACACCATGCCCTTGTGAAAATAGTAGTTGTCGCTCTGTCGGGGAGCGGCAAGACTACAATAATGAATATTCTAAGGCAACGACTGCCAGACGTCAAGATAGTGAATTATGGAGATGTTATGCTTGAAATAGCCAAGCAGAGGTTCGGCGTACAGCATAGAGACGAGATGAGGAAAAAAATCCCAGTAGAGGAATACCGAAAGATACAGGAGGAGGCCGCCGAATACATAGCGTCTCTACCCGGCGACGTGTTGATAGACACCCACGCCTCTATTAAAATCGGAGGGGGATACTACCCCGGTCTACCAGACAGAATAATCTCCAAACTGAAGCCCGACGTAATTCTCCTAATTGAATACGACCCAAAAGATATACTAGAGAGAAGAAAGAAGGACCCGGGGAGGTTTAGAGACGTGGAAAGCGAAGAGGAGATAGAAATGCAACAACAAGCCAATAGGCTATTTGCATTCGCCGCCGCGAACGCCGGCGAGAGTACGGTACATGTACTGAGTTTCAGAGGCCGCCCCCAGAGCAGGCCTTTTGAACACGCAGAAATCGCGGCCGACTACATCGCCAACCTCATTTTGAAATCTAGACAGAAGTCTTAAATATCCTCTTGTTGTGGAGGGCATGCCAAAGGCGCTGATATTTGTAATTGACATGGCAAAGAGAGAGGAGTACTCCGTTTTGAAAAACTTCTTAACAAAAGCAGGCTACGAGGTAAAATCCGCCGTCGGCTCCAGAGACGTAAACATCAACTACGACGTAGATTTCATGACCATGTCCGCCGACGACGCCGCCAAAATCGCCGACGAATACGACCTACTGGGGCTGGCAGGAGGCTACAAGATCTACTACCACGTACTGGGTAAAAAGCCCCCCTTGAAGATATGGGACCTAAACATAGACCTAGCAAAGCTAAACGCAGTCATTGACAAATTCCACAGAGAAGGCAAGACAGTCGTGGCCCCGCTTGCCGTGCCGGGCTATCTAGCCCAGCTAGGCATGTTAAGAGGCAAAGAAGCCACGGTATACCCCACCACCGAGCTCATTAAAATACTTAGAGAGGGGGGCGCCAAGTTTGTAAACCGCCAAGTGGTTAAGAGTGGGGGCGTGGTGACTGTCAAAGACATCACCACCACAGGCGAAAAAGAGTTTATAGAAGTTTTCCGTGAAACAACTTGAAAGTTTTGAAATCCCACGTACAGTAATATTTGGACCTGGCGCAATAACAAAGACCCCGCTCGTCGTCGCCGGGTTAAGAGCTGGAAAAATACTCATCGTAACGGGGAGATCTACGACGTTGCACTACGCCAACCAGGTAGCTCAGCTACTCAGCGGGTACACCGTCGACGTAGTTAAATACGACGACGTTGACCTAGATAAGACAGGGTACGACCTAGTGCTGGGGGTGGGTGGCGGCAGACCTCTCGATATGGCTAAGGTATATGCATACATACATAAGAAGCCACTGGTGGTAATCCCCACCTCGGCAAGCCACGACGGCATCGCTTCTCCATACGTCTCCTACGTGCTGTCGAGGAGAATGTCTTCTTACGGCAAGATAGTTGCGCCTCCCACCGCAATCATAGCAGACACCTCGGTGATATTAAGCGCCCCGTCGCGTCTGTTGAGAGCAGGCATAGGAGATCTGCTGGGGAAAATAGTAGCGGTGAGAGATTGGCAGCTGGCACACAGGCTCAAGGGGGAGGAGTACAGCGAATACGCGGCGCACCTCTCCCTCACCAGCTACAGAATCGTGTCCTCCAACGCCGCGAGAATACGAAACTTCGCACGGGAGGAAGACGTAAGAGTCTTAGTCAAGGCGTTGATAGGCTGCGGAGTGGCCATGGGCATAGCCGGCTCCTCGCGGCCGTGCAGCGGCTCGGAGCACCTATTCGCACACGCCATCGAGATGCGCCTACAAGAGAAGAGCAACGAGGCTATCCACGGAGAGCTCGTAGCTATAGGCTCCATCGTCATGGCCTACCTCCACGGAATAAAATGGCAGAGAATAAAGAAGATAGCCGAGACTGTAGGCCTCCCCACCACGTTAAAACAAGCCGGCATAGATATCGACCTTGCCGTAGAGGCGCTCACCACGGCCCACAGCCTACGCCCAGATAGATACACAATACTTGGAGACGGAATAGACCGCGAAGCCGCTAGACGCGCCCTGGAAAACACAGGCCTTCTCTAGAAAAATTATAAACTCGGGAGCAACGAGACGTGGTGATGCAGAGGTTTCCGGAGCGATAGATGAGCGAAGCCGTGGAGCTGACTAGTAGAAATCCGCCACGTCTGCATCAAGCAGATTAATAATAGGCGCGTCGAGAGGTATAAAGACTGCGTACTCCTCTGGTAGCCTTGGCGACGCCACGACGCCCCTATCCCCATAAAAAACCGCCCCTATCAACTTTCTACTATGTGGGAAGTACAGCCACCCAGACGCCCACAGCTTACTATCTATTTTTATATACATACCCTCAATATCCACTATTTTTATCTTTCTTGTAAAATTTTTATCAAATAATTTCTTAATATAGGTCTTTGCTAATTTACACAACATTACTTTCATAATAGTTTTTCTATATTTTATTTTTATCATACATTTATTACTATTGAATCTGCTTCTATAGATTTTTATATTTACCTTGGTGTTAGTGAATCCGCTCACCACGACTCTGCGAAATATTTAATTATATATCTGTTACAGTTTCCGTGACAGAGAAGTGGTATCAACTCTCCGTAGAGATACATAAAAAATACGGCGGCAAAATATCGATCGTTCCAAAAGTCCCCATTAGGTCAATGGAGGAATTTGCCATATACTACACACCAGGAATCGCAGAAGTCTCTAGACAAATACACAAAAACCCAGAGCTAGCCTTTGAGCTAACCTCAAGGTGGAACATCATCGGAGTCATTACAGACGGCACGAGGGTGCTGGGCCTAGGAAATATTGGGCCAGAAGCCGCCTATCCGGTGATGGAGGGCAAAGCCCTGATTTTTAAATACCTCGGCGGCGTCGACGCCATACCCATCCCCATAAGAGTGAAGACGCCGGAGGAGTTCATCTCAGTTGCAAAGGCCCTCGAGCCAGCGCTGGGCGGGGTCAACCTCGAAGATATCGAGTCGCCGAAATGTTTCTACCTCCTTGACAAGTTGAGAAAGGAACTGCAGATACCCGTGTGGCACGACGACCAGCAAGGCACGGCCACGGCCACCCTTGCCGGTTTAATAAACGCCCTGAAGCTCGTGGGGAAGAAGATCAGCGACGTCACCATAGCGCTTGTGGGAGCCGGGGCCTCCAATATCTACACAGCCCGCATATTAATCAAATACGGGGCAAAGCCGGGCAACCTCATGCTAGTAGATAGCAAAGGCATTCTACACCCAGAACGCGACGACATCGACAAGATGATGATTGAAAACCCGTGGAAGTACAAATACGCTATTGAGACAAACGCGGAGAGGCGCCGCGGCGGGATACCCGAGGCCATGAAAGGCGCAGACGTCGTAATCGCGGCGTCGAGACCAGGCCCCGGCGTGATAAAGAGGGAGTGGGTAGCCTCAATGAACAAAGACGCCATCGTATTCGCCCTGGCCAACCCCGTCCCCGAGATATGGCCGTGGGAGGCAAAAGAAGCCGGCGCTAAAATAGTGGCGACCGGCCGGAGTGATTTCCCCAATCAGGTCAATAACTCGTTGATATTCCCAGCGGTGTTCAGAGGTGCGCTTGACGTGAGGGCTACTACGATAACTGACGAGATGCTCATCGCGGCCGCGGAGGAGGTAGCCAAATTCGCAGAGGAAAAAGGCATACACGAGGAGTACATAATACCCAAAATGACCGAGTGGGAGGTCTACGTCAGAGAAGCCGCCGCAGTCGCCGCAACCGCCTCGGCGCAGAAGATAGCCAGGATACCACGGTCCTACAACGAGGAGCTAGAAGTAGCGAGGACAGTCATCGAGAAGAGCATAAAGACCCTCGAAATCTTAATGCGGGAAAAAATCATCGAGTAGTTTTTCACCTCTGTTCAATCGGTACGTACTGCAAATCGTGGGGACCAACGTAGCAAGCCCTAGGTCTAAATATCCTGTTGTTCTCCCAGTACTCCAGTATGTGCGCAACCCACCCAACTACTCTCGACACGGCGAATATAGGCGTGAAGTACTCATAAGGCACCCCCATGTAGTAAAAAGCTATGCCAGACCAGAAATCGACGTTGGGGTAGAGCCTCCTCTGCTGGAAGTAGGGGTGGTTCAAGACCTCGTGCTCAATAGCGCTGGCAATCGCGTATAGATTCTTAGGATCGCCGAACTTGGCGACGTAATCCTTTGAAAACTCCCTAAAAATCTTCGCCCTCGGGTCATAGGCCTTATACACCCTGTGCCCAACTCCCATCAACTTGGGGCCGCCGGGCTTAGTCGCGGCCTCCACTACGTCCTTCGCCTTCAATGGGTCGCCTATCTCTAGGTAGCTCCTAACCGCCATTTCGTTAGCACCTCCGTGGAGCGGACCCTTCAACGCAGCCACGGCGGCGGCCACAGCGGAGTAGAGATCGCTGAGGGTAGAGGCAACGACGTGCGCCGTGAAGGTGCTGGCGGGGACCTCGTGGTCGGCGTGAAGCATCAGGTAGAGGTCAATCCCTCTGACGGCGAGTGGATCGGGCTCTTTTCCAAACATCATGTAGAGGAAGTTAGCTGAGTGCGATAGGTCCTCCCTGGGCTTTACAATATCGAGGTTGCGGGAGAGTCTGTAGTGGTAGGCCACTATGGTGGGCATCTTCGCCACGAGCTTCTCAGCAATTTTATACGCGAGCTCCTTTTCCTCTGCCTTGTACCGGCCTAACCTCAGCGCCTCGGCGAGCTTGTGATTATCCTCGTCGTATGCCCCCTCCGCGGCGACGGCCGCCTCAAGTGCAAACATGGGGTGGGCCTTTGCGAGGTTTCTAATTACTTCGACGGTCTCTAGACGTAGATCTCTGTTTTTCCGCATCCTGCTTACGTAGTTCTCTAAGTCTTTTTTG from the Pyrobaculum sp. 3827-6 genome contains:
- a CDS encoding orotidine 5'-phosphate decarboxylase / HUMPS family protein, translated to MKIQVALDLVDLRRAVELTRELCEAGLEVVEAGTPLIKMFGMPAVSALKTACPRAEVVADLKTADVGSLEARMAKEFGADWGTVLGATNIETIEEFVKEGRAIGLKTAVDLIGVGDPLSRAREILQKARPDLFVAHLGIDVQRRTGLRFENLLEVAWRLRDEGVGVAIAGGITEREVELVARSGKVIDIIIVGRAIVSDTSPKAKFIMINKILKHTNTMPL
- a CDS encoding DJ-1/PfpI family protein; this encodes MPKALIFVIDMAKREEYSVLKNFLTKAGYEVKSAVGSRDVNINYDVDFMTMSADDAAKIADEYDLLGLAGGYKIYYHVLGKKPPLKIWDLNIDLAKLNAVIDKFHREGKTVVAPLAVPGYLAQLGMLRGKEATVYPTTELIKILREGGAKFVNRQVVKSGGVVTVKDITTTGEKEFIEVFRETT
- a CDS encoding adenylate kinase; translated protein: MKIVVVALSGSGKTTIMNILRQRLPDVKIVNYGDVMLEIAKQRFGVQHRDEMRKKIPVEEYRKIQEEAAEYIASLPGDVLIDTHASIKIGGGYYPGLPDRIISKLKPDVILLIEYDPKDILERRKKDPGRFRDVESEEEIEMQQQANRLFAFAAANAGESTVHVLSFRGRPQSRPFEHAEIAADYIANLILKSRQKS
- a CDS encoding sn-glycerol-1-phosphate dehydrogenase, with translation MKQLESFEIPRTVIFGPGAITKTPLVVAGLRAGKILIVTGRSTTLHYANQVAQLLSGYTVDVVKYDDVDLDKTGYDLVLGVGGGRPLDMAKVYAYIHKKPLVVIPTSASHDGIASPYVSYVLSRRMSSYGKIVAPPTAIIADTSVILSAPSRLLRAGIGDLLGKIVAVRDWQLAHRLKGEEYSEYAAHLSLTSYRIVSSNAARIRNFAREEDVRVLVKALIGCGVAMGIAGSSRPCSGSEHLFAHAIEMRLQEKSNEAIHGELVAIGSIVMAYLHGIKWQRIKKIAETVGLPTTLKQAGIDIDLAVEALTTAHSLRPDRYTILGDGIDREAARRALENTGLL
- a CDS encoding citrate synthase/methylcitrate synthase, which codes for MSEQAVQIRTGGKILQSPCGPIIHGLEDVLIKNTSISDIDGDKGILWYRGYRIEDLAQHSTYEEVSYLILYGKLPTKKDLENYVSRMRKNRDLRLETVEVIRNLAKAHPMFALEAAVAAEGAYDEDNHKLAEALRLGRYKAEEKELAYKIAEKLVAKMPTIVAYHYRLSRNLDIVKPREDLSHSANFLYMMFGKEPDPLAVRGIDLYLMLHADHEVPASTFTAHVVASTLSDLYSAVAAAVAALKGPLHGGANEMAVRSYLEIGDPLKAKDVVEAATKPGGPKLMGVGHRVYKAYDPRAKIFREFSKDYVAKFGDPKNLYAIASAIEHEVLNHPYFQQRRLYPNVDFWSGIAFYYMGVPYEYFTPIFAVSRVVGWVAHILEYWENNRIFRPRACYVGPHDLQYVPIEQR
- a CDS encoding NADP-dependent malic enzyme; its protein translation is MTEKWYQLSVEIHKKYGGKISIVPKVPIRSMEEFAIYYTPGIAEVSRQIHKNPELAFELTSRWNIIGVITDGTRVLGLGNIGPEAAYPVMEGKALIFKYLGGVDAIPIPIRVKTPEEFISVAKALEPALGGVNLEDIESPKCFYLLDKLRKELQIPVWHDDQQGTATATLAGLINALKLVGKKISDVTIALVGAGASNIYTARILIKYGAKPGNLMLVDSKGILHPERDDIDKMMIENPWKYKYAIETNAERRRGGIPEAMKGADVVIAASRPGPGVIKREWVASMNKDAIVFALANPVPEIWPWEAKEAGAKIVATGRSDFPNQVNNSLIFPAVFRGALDVRATTITDEMLIAAAEEVAKFAEEKGIHEEYIIPKMTEWEVYVREAAAVAATASAQKIARIPRSYNEELEVARTVIEKSIKTLEILMREKIIE